One genomic window of Canis lupus baileyi chromosome 24, mCanLup2.hap1, whole genome shotgun sequence includes the following:
- the LOC140616579 gene encoding uncharacterized protein, giving the protein MFEAEIQVLVYFFHDDGHVSSTALEERTKGAGCSASVSPLGFQSELDRVIVALASALSHACGQPAGANRKASGQVGEQPLPTCQQDPHRASNMPLKSQPPPSDGKHQSTSSQQDLGPGQLPQCTAKRGDTMSPGSRGWILGPGLRHRAFPELQRKIWLVEDALDELNEEFFQLSAQALELQKENDKPGQLPPSEGNAFAEVPNILPYVWLEDRLYPAEAGGPDEENLRNSALRSEQALMLGVRRAHLAQRIEDLEWELSLLLQVTDGSVRAGGDWPSLGRH; this is encoded by the exons ATGTTTGAGGCTGAGATCCAGGTACTTGTTTACTTTTTCCATGATGATGGCCATGTGTCCTCAACAGCCCTAGAAGAGAGGACTAAGGGAGCAG GCTGCTCTGCCAGTGTCTCACCCCTGGGCTTTCAGTCAGAGCTTGACAGAGTGATCGTGGCCCTGGCATCAGCACTTTCTCATGCATGTGGGCAACCAGCTGGGGCCAACAGAAAG GCCTCTGGTCAGGTTGGTGAACAGCCTCTCCCCACCTGTCAACAAGACCCTCACAGGGCAAGTAACATGCCCCTGAAGTCACAGCCGCCACCCTCAGATGGAAAGCACCAAAGTACAAG CTCCCAGCAGGACCTGGGGCCTGGACAGCTCCCACAGTGTACCGCCAAAAGAGGAGACACCATGAGCCCAGGTTCTAGGGGGTGGATCCTGGGGCCTGGACTCAGACACAGAGCCTTTCCTGAGTTGCAG AGAAAGATATGGCTTGTGGAAGATGCTTTGGATGAGCTGAATGAGGAGTTCTTCCAACTCAGTGCTCAAGCCCTCGagcttcagaaggaaaatgaCAAGCCAGGCCAACTGCCCCCAAGTGAAGGAAATGCATTTGCG GAGGTTCCCAACATCTTGCCTTATGTGTGGCTGGAAGACAGACTCTATCCAGCAGAGGCAGGTGGCCCAGATGAAGAGAATTTGAGGAACAGTGCCCTGAGGAGTGAGCAGGCCCTGATGCTGGGAGTGAGAAGAGCCCACCTGGCTCAGAGGATTGAAGACCTGGAGTGGGAGCTGTCCCTGCTCCTCCAGGTGACAGATGGCAGTGTGCGTGCAGGAGGGGACTGGCCCAGCCTAGGGAGACACTGA